The Rhizosphaericola mali genome contains the following window.
ATATAGCGATAATTTTAGAGTTTGCTTTTTTTATGAGAATATTACTTACATGTGTTCTGTGCAATAATTTATTATTATCAAAAAAAAATAGATGTTTACAGCATTTTGGTAATATTGATGTGTCAACTTTTGAATCCGTGTCGGATTCGCCTATTAATATATTTGTCTTGAAAAATTTATTGATGTAATTAATTATAGCATACAAATTACTTAAACGACTTTCTGAATCGATTCGTACAATGATTAAAAAGGTAACATCCATGAGATCAATCCTTTTTTCATTCAAATAATTTCTATATTGTTTAATAAGATTTACCAAAGGGAAACTCGACGTTTTAGTATAATCCCCTTGTTCTAATTTTAAATCATAGTATGGGGGAAAATGGATATAGTTTTGTTTTCGGAAAACGAGCCCAGGCGCATTTATGTCTTCGCCAGAATAATGCAGAATTTTACATGTATACCATTTTTCAATTGGACTCTTGGCCATTACAAAATCCAATTCTGGATGTATACGTATTTCACGACCTTGTAATAGTCCATTCCAAAATACAGCCCACATATCAGCACACCAAGATTGAACACCAATGAACTCCCATCTTTTTGTTCCAAATTTTTCGTTAAACAGTTCGGCTTGTCGATCGTTATGATCGTTCATTAATTCATATAGATCTTCTGAGTCGTTTTCTACCTTTTCCCAAAAAAATGGAGATGTCTTTTTTAATAAATATTGAGCTCCTCCACAGTTTTTATCTTGATCGGAGACAATTTCTGGTTTTATCCCTACAATATTACACATAGCTTTGAATGTGGATTCTCCTGCATTCTGCTTTATATATTTACTATCGGTATAATCTCTAGTGTCTGAAAGATACCAGAGATTATCATTTTGTAATTTCTCAAAATCAGGTAATTCTCTAAAGATAATGTCTGCATCATGATAAAAAATACACTCATTTTGTAACCAAGGGTTTGCAATAATGTGCTTTTTTATAATGTGCGGCCTAATTGAAGGAGCATAACTATGTTTATTTCTAGTATCAGGGTAAAGAAAAAATTTTGCTTTATCTTGATGCTTATTTATGATATCTTCAAAATAATGACTTATGCCAATTTTGGGATTATATCCAATTAGTATGTGAATATTCTCTGGAATTATCCCCAATAGATTAAAGTTATATATCTGTATTTCCAATTGCCAGGTGAAATAAAATTCATCCGGCTGTGCAGTAAGAAAGATCATAAATGTGTTTTAGTTTCTCGACCAGAATTGATTATTAAAGCTAAATTAAAAAACGCTAAAAACAAAACTGGATGTTTATTATTATGAATTTGTATCTGCTTAAGAGGTCTATACTACAACGGTTTGTGTCTACCGTTTTATCATGCTATTAATTTCCTTATTAGTATACATATCCAAAATTTTCGAATATCTATAAAATGTTGCTTTTGTTAATCCCAAAGGAGTATAAATTTCTTCTGGTGTTTTTGAAGGATCTTTATACAGTGACCTCATTATTAATAGCTTTGATATCGTTTCTTTGGTATAACCTTTAGGACGTCCTCCCAGGCGTCCCCTCGCTCTTGCTGATTGTAAACCTGCATTGGTCCGCTCTCTTATTAATTCCCTCTCATATTCAGCCAATGAAGCCATTATATTTAAGAAAAGCCGTCCATTCATAGTTGAAGTATCAACACCATCGATTATACCTTTTATGATTACCCCTTTCTCACTCAGACTCAAAACCAAGTCAATGATATTTTTTAAACTTCTTCCTAATCTATCTAATCGCCACACAAACAATTCATCTCCCTTTCTAAATTGTTGGATCATACTATCTAGTTCGGGACGACTTTTAGTTGACCCTGAAATTTTCTCTTTGTAAATTTTTTCGCATCCTGCTTTTTCGAGCGCTTCGATTTGCAATTGCCAATTTTGATCTTTGGTACTTACTCTAGCATATCCAATTTTCATAATTTGTTATATTAAACTCATTAGTTGTAAATTTATGATATTTTGATTTATGATATAAGATATTGAGAATGTTATTATAAAATAAAAGAAGTCAGAAATGACCTCTTTTATTTTGTCTCAAAATACCACCGTTTTTATACACATGGTATTCAACGGAGCTTCATTTTTGCACGTTAGGTAAAACGAAACTCCCGTCATTGAGAGCTAGCATTCTTTAATTTTTCTTGTAATGCATTATTTTCTAAATAGAGGTGTTTAAGTGTAGGACAGACATCGACTTAATAATTTTTTTCAGATTCTTTAGTTGCTGGGGGTATTAAAATTGCATCAAATTTTTGTATGTATCCTTTAATTGTATCATCTATTTTTATGTTCTTCTCTATACTTAATTCCTCTAACTCGTTAAGATTTATAAAAGTCCATTTATCAGGTTTTGTAAACTTGAGTATTTCCGTATCTTCTTCATCGATAACATCTTTTATTGAATTAGTAGAATCAAGTTTATATCGGGGAAAACAAATTAATGAAAATGACTTGGACAAATTATAATTTGCTAATTCATAAATTGTATTTCCTAGTTCTTGAAATCCACTATAACTAGTACCTTTTGCAACATGCATAGCGCCCAGCTTTATGAAAGCTTTTTTAGACTCATTATTTTTAATTTTTTTGTAATGAGTTACAAAATTATACTTCATATTTTTAACTCTAGGAAACCAAAATCCTCGTCCTTCATCAGCATAAATACTCAGCGAGCGTTTCAACTCTCTAATAATTTCTTTATTTTTTTTATTACTCACGGCTTTAAGATAGTTATTTAATTTTTCGGATTTTAATAGGTGTTCGGTTAGTTTCGGATTAAATCCATTTTTCCCATTTTTATATTCTGATGCTGTGTAGTTATAAATTTCGTGATACTTTTCTTTTATATATTGTGAATTGCTTGAGTTTTTTAATAATAGATCAAGAAGGTATAAATATGAATTATAATTTTCAAAATCGACGCCCCAAATTGCTATATTATTATTAACTACTTGAGTTAGTGTTTTTGCTTCCTCTTTTGTACCAAAGAAACCAAAAGGAGAACCTATTATATAGTTTGAATATTTTTTATTAAAAGATTTAATCGAGTCTTTTTGGGTAGCTAATTTGGTAAGTTTTTTTGCCGCTAATGGTCCTAT
Protein-coding sequences here:
- a CDS encoding recombinase family protein, translating into MKIGYARVSTKDQNWQLQIEALEKAGCEKIYKEKISGSTKSRPELDSMIQQFRKGDELFVWRLDRLGRSLKNIIDLVLSLSEKGVIIKGIIDGVDTSTMNGRLFLNIMASLAEYERELIRERTNAGLQSARARGRLGGRPKGYTKETISKLLIMRSLYKDPSKTPEEIYTPLGLTKATFYRYSKILDMYTNKEINSMIKR
- a CDS encoding galactosyltransferase-related protein gives rise to the protein MIFLTAQPDEFYFTWQLEIQIYNFNLLGIIPENIHILIGYNPKIGISHYFEDIINKHQDKAKFFLYPDTRNKHSYAPSIRPHIIKKHIIANPWLQNECIFYHDADIIFRELPDFEKLQNDNLWYLSDTRDYTDSKYIKQNAGESTFKAMCNIVGIKPEIVSDQDKNCGGAQYLLKKTSPFFWEKVENDSEDLYELMNDHNDRQAELFNEKFGTKRWEFIGVQSWCADMWAVFWNGLLQGREIRIHPELDFVMAKSPIEKWYTCKILHYSGEDINAPGLVFRKQNYIHFPPYYDLKLEQGDYTKTSSFPLVNLIKQYRNYLNEKRIDLMDVTFLIIVRIDSESRLSNLYAIINYINKFFKTNILIGESDTDSKVDTSILPKCCKHLFFFDNNKLLHRTHVSNILIKKANSKIIAIYDCDVVFPIDQIVESVKNIRHNKADMVCPYSGNFIGVSNLFKTMFIKLLDPDLLVLSKAKHSVVSRRSYGGAAFLNKEKYIRAGMENEFFTSWGPEDIERPKRLKNLGYKIVRTRGDLYHLPHDRKHNSGYPHKDFYILFMEEYLKICNLSKTKLMKYIKTWPWTI